A DNA window from uncultured Methanoregula sp. contains the following coding sequences:
- a CDS encoding competence protein CoiA family protein: MPLKAIIDGETIIGPDLSKEKWAELKIRHKKGLPVRMCCCGAPGHLRTRKGTQHFYHAVDTGCPHDNESKEHLEIKYLIYRICQAEQWETSVEFPSADRTWISDVYAQKDGRKIVFEIQLSPIPSSDLLSRDKKYLDEGIESYWLLDNYLDRVKEFASWYDRLVYPDDDRRKEPVPYIDRSFFFTGTENHLFIAKNIRTVGLRAKKQTLFTSNNPEIPLAVWVREVLKGNYRNYLEESAVIFQRKQELKSQATPALFRLRDFYQNIIRDETYHEKVRKYQRKITATDRLRDDGVVQQKFREISSETDWLKREYETIMSESYGLFSWKKLTGKSTSYPVFRLESEAKIKKLDECVRKFSQWEHSFHDALSNLDREIAARVK, from the coding sequence ATGCCCTTGAAAGCGATTATTGACGGGGAAACAATAATCGGTCCTGATCTCTCAAAAGAAAAATGGGCAGAGCTGAAGATTCGGCATAAAAAAGGGCTCCCGGTCAGGATGTGCTGCTGTGGTGCCCCGGGGCATTTGCGGACAAGAAAAGGAACTCAGCATTTCTATCATGCTGTCGATACCGGATGTCCCCATGATAACGAATCAAAGGAACACCTGGAGATCAAGTATCTCATCTACAGGATTTGCCAGGCCGAGCAATGGGAGACCTCGGTAGAATTCCCTTCAGCAGATAGAACATGGATTTCCGATGTGTATGCACAGAAGGATGGAAGGAAGATCGTTTTTGAAATCCAGCTCAGTCCCATCCCTTCATCAGACCTGCTGTCCCGCGATAAGAAATACCTGGATGAAGGGATTGAATCATACTGGCTTCTGGACAACTACCTTGACCGGGTAAAAGAATTCGCATCATGGTATGACCGCCTTGTTTACCCTGATGATGACCGGCGCAAAGAACCAGTTCCGTATATCGATCGCTCATTCTTTTTCACCGGGACCGAGAACCACCTTTTCATTGCAAAGAATATCCGGACGGTCGGGCTCCGTGCAAAAAAGCAGACGCTCTTCACCTCCAATAATCCGGAAATTCCGCTTGCAGTCTGGGTGCGGGAAGTCCTGAAAGGAAACTACCGGAACTATCTGGAGGAAAGCGCCGTGATCTTTCAGCGGAAGCAAGAATTGAAATCCCAGGCCACTCCTGCGTTGTTCCGGTTAAGGGATTTTTATCAGAACATTATCCGTGATGAAACCTATCATGAAAAGGTCAGGAAGTATCAACGGAAAATTACTGCAACCGATCGGTTGAGGGACGATGGTGTGGTGCAACAAAAATTCCGGGAAATTTCTTCTGAGACCGACTGGCTCAAGCGGGAATATGAAACGATTATGTCTGAAAGCTATGGCTTGTTTTCCTGGAAAAAACTCACGGGGAAGAGTACGTCGTACCCGGTTTTCCGGCTTGAATCGGAAGCGAAGATCAAAAAACTGGATGAGTGTGTTCGGAAATTCTCGCAATGGGAACATTCGTTTCATGATGCCCTGAGCAACCTGGACCGAGAGATAGCGGCACGGGTGAAGTGA
- a CDS encoding viperin family antiviral radical SAM protein, translating to MSSAGIIKSVNWHLISSCNYRCRFCFARNLGEVPVSFNEGVEIIRKLVDLGMDKINFAGGEPLLHPRLHDYCTVAKDHGMTVSVTTNGSFLDGNQIARMSEVVDWIALSIDSGSDEIEARLGRGCGNHVANCTKVARIIREAGIRLKMNTTITAQTYSENMIPLVKSIKPDRWKVLQMLHIRGENDDAAADLAITSDQFNHFVENHRQVCLDSGGFPVFESCDAIENSYFMITPSGNVKIDAGNIITKFSIAEVISLGVEYFVSPVKYRERGGIYEWVKCIKNY from the coding sequence ATGTCCTCCGCTGGTATCATCAAATCCGTCAACTGGCATCTGATCTCATCCTGTAACTACCGATGCAGATTTTGTTTCGCACGGAATCTTGGAGAAGTTCCAGTCTCTTTCAATGAGGGTGTTGAGATTATTCGAAAACTGGTTGATCTTGGTATGGACAAAATCAATTTTGCTGGAGGCGAGCCTCTGCTTCACCCGCGTCTCCACGATTATTGCACCGTAGCAAAGGATCACGGGATGACAGTATCCGTTACAACGAATGGCTCATTTCTTGATGGGAATCAGATTGCGAGAATGAGTGAAGTTGTGGATTGGATTGCGCTATCCATCGATTCTGGCAGCGATGAGATTGAGGCCCGGCTTGGCAGGGGGTGCGGGAATCATGTTGCGAATTGTACAAAGGTCGCACGAATTATTCGTGAAGCCGGAATCCGGTTGAAGATGAACACAACGATTACAGCCCAGACGTACAGCGAGAATATGATTCCTCTGGTCAAATCGATAAAACCAGATCGCTGGAAAGTCCTCCAGATGTTGCATATCCGAGGGGAAAATGATGATGCCGCGGCGGATCTGGCAATTACTTCGGATCAATTCAATCATTTCGTTGAAAACCATCGACAGGTGTGTCTTGACAGTGGGGGATTTCCGGTGTTTGAATCATGTGATGCAATTGAAAATTCATATTTTATGATTACTCCTTCTGGGAATGTGAAGATAGATGCCGGGAACATCATTACGAAATTTTCTATAGCAGAGGTGATCTCTCTGGGTGTGGAATACTTCGTAAGTCCGGTTAAATATCGCGAAAGAGGTGGAATTTACGAATGGGTAAAATGCATCAAGAATTATTAG